The following are encoded in a window of Methanobacteriales archaeon HGW-Methanobacteriales-1 genomic DNA:
- a CDS encoding deoxyribodipyrimidine photolyase has translation MIHDERIEYLNSNTFQKGDYILYWMQASPRSHYNHTLEYAIEKANEIEKPLITYFGISENFPNANNRHYYFLIQGLKETALSLEKRNIHMVLLQENPAKGAIQLSKNAVLAITDMGYLKIQRECREKVASTIKCPLIQVETNVIVPVQTASPKEEYSAGTIRKKIQRELDYFMVPLREQLLEKNSLDFNLKTNSKLDSKKFNLENLEKSIKNLKLKDDISPGIFQGGTDNALNLFHSFVENKIDKFEDLRNDPAENYLSNMSPYLHFGQISPLYLALEVSKIESPGKDSFLEELIIRRELSMNLAHYNDNYDKFDCLPDWAKKTLLEHRNDIREYSYTLEELETAKTHDPYWNAAQKEMIITGKMHGYMRMYWGKKIIEWTNDPRNAYDIAVYLNDKYEIDGRDPNGYAGVAWCFGKHDRAWKEREIFGKVRYMNANGLKRKFKIEKYVDRINQL, from the coding sequence TTGATTCATGATGAGAGAATAGAATATTTGAATTCAAATACCTTTCAAAAAGGAGATTACATCCTTTACTGGATGCAGGCATCTCCGAGAAGTCATTATAATCATACATTAGAATATGCAATTGAAAAAGCTAATGAAATAGAAAAACCACTTATCACTTATTTTGGAATCAGTGAAAATTTTCCCAACGCAAATAATAGGCATTATTATTTTTTAATTCAAGGGCTGAAAGAAACTGCTTTATCTTTAGAAAAACGGAACATTCATATGGTCCTATTGCAGGAAAATCCCGCGAAGGGTGCTATTCAACTATCAAAAAATGCAGTATTGGCCATTACCGATATGGGTTACTTAAAAATTCAAAGAGAATGTAGGGAAAAGGTCGCTTCCACTATTAAATGTCCTTTAATTCAAGTGGAGACTAATGTAATAGTACCTGTTCAAACAGCATCACCTAAGGAAGAATATTCTGCAGGAACAATCAGAAAAAAGATTCAGCGAGAATTAGATTATTTTATGGTTCCACTACGCGAACAATTGCTTGAAAAAAATTCTTTGGATTTTAATTTAAAAACTAATTCAAAATTAGATTCTAAAAAATTCAACCTTGAAAACTTGGAAAAATCTATTAAAAACCTGAAATTAAAGGATGATATAAGTCCCGGCATTTTCCAAGGAGGTACTGATAATGCTTTGAATTTGTTTCATTCCTTTGTTGAAAATAAAATAGACAAATTTGAAGACTTGAGAAATGACCCTGCAGAGAATTATCTTTCAAATATGAGCCCATATCTCCATTTTGGCCAAATTTCACCATTATATTTAGCATTGGAAGTTTCTAAAATAGAAAGTCCGGGGAAAGATTCCTTCCTGGAAGAATTAATAATAAGAAGAGAATTAAGCATGAATTTGGCCCATTACAATGATAATTACGATAAATTTGATTGTTTACCAGATTGGGCTAAGAAAACATTGTTAGAACATCGAAATGATATTAGGGAGTATAGTTACACTTTAGAAGAGCTTGAAACCGCTAAAACACACGATCCTTACTGGAATGCTGCTCAAAAGGAAATGATTATTACTGGAAAAATGCACGGTTATATGCGGATGTATTGGGGTAAAAAAATTATAGAGTGGACTAATGATCCTAGAAATGCATATGATATTGCAGTGTATTTAAATGACAAATATGAAATTGATGGAAGGGATCCCAATGGATATGCTGGTGTTGCATGGTGTTTTGGAAAACATGATAGGGCCTGGAAAGAAAGAGAAATATTTGGAAAGGTCCGTTACATGAATGCTAATGGATTAAAAAGAAAGTTCAAAATAGAAAAATATGTAGATCGCATTAATCAACTTTAA
- a CDS encoding DUF1284 domain-containing protein, giving the protein MSSQKIGEYSDTIRIRAHHLLCIQGFQGKGYSADFINNMNQIIYFLNDGISKKIRVINHDDDICTHCPHLEKTHLEKNICSQFPESEKRIKKMDDLTIKLLKLECGQKYNYKYIFSRINEIISFYQIKNICGHCSWNKDCLFYLKFI; this is encoded by the coding sequence TTGAGCAGTCAAAAAATTGGAGAATATTCTGATACCATTCGTATCAGAGCACATCATCTCCTTTGCATCCAGGGATTTCAGGGCAAAGGTTACAGTGCAGATTTTATAAATAATATGAATCAAATCATATATTTTTTAAATGATGGTATCTCTAAAAAAATAAGAGTAATTAATCATGACGATGACATCTGCACTCACTGTCCACACCTAGAAAAAACTCATTTAGAGAAAAATATTTGCTCACAGTTCCCTGAATCCGAAAAAAGAATTAAAAAAATGGATGATTTAACTATAAAATTATTAAAGTTAGAATGTGGTCAAAAATACAATTATAAATATATTTTCAGTAGAATAAACGAGATTATTAGTTTTTATCAAATAAAAAATATTTGTGGCCATTGCTCTTGGAATAAAGACTGCTTATTTTATTTAAAATTTATATAA
- a CDS encoding flavodoxin family protein, with the protein MNVLIVYAHPEPKSLNGKLKELAVETLRKKGHAVKISDLHGLNFKATLDQSDFISRANLESFNPILEQYNAVKTGNVSEDVFSEMEKVKWADLIIFQFPIYWTSMPAILKGWIDRVFANGFAFDAAEEKFYDTGLLKGKKALLSITTGAPRILYTEGMPHGDIKQLLTSITHNTLGFVGLEVLPIFGIFGPGAMDAEELENEIIKYRKLLESF; encoded by the coding sequence ATGAATGTTCTAATTGTATATGCTCATCCTGAGCCAAAGTCTCTTAATGGTAAACTAAAAGAACTAGCAGTTGAAACTTTAAGGAAAAAAGGCCATGCAGTAAAAATTTCTGATTTGCATGGTTTGAATTTTAAAGCAACACTTGATCAGTCAGATTTTATCAGCCGAGCTAATTTAGAATCATTTAATCCCATTTTAGAACAATACAATGCCGTTAAAACTGGCAATGTTTCAGAAGATGTTTTCTCTGAAATGGAAAAAGTAAAATGGGCCGATTTAATAATTTTCCAGTTTCCTATTTACTGGACTTCCATGCCTGCCATATTAAAAGGATGGATAGATCGTGTTTTTGCCAATGGATTTGCTTTTGATGCTGCAGAAGAAAAATTTTATGATACTGGTCTATTGAAAGGTAAAAAAGCTCTTCTTTCTATAACCACTGGAGCTCCCAGAATATTGTATACTGAAGGAATGCCACATGGTGACATCAAACAATTGCTAACCAGTATCACCCACAATACCCTTGGATTTGTTGGCTTAGAAGTTTTACCAATCTTTGGAATTTTTGGGCCAGGTGCCATGGATGCCGAAGAACTTGAAAATGAAATTATAAAATACAGAAAACTACTGGAATCATTTTAG
- a CDS encoding exopolysaccharide biosynthesis protein exod has translation MQEKSHCVTTFSSRISKIPSQIHDDGATLKEFLDIVGEEGQLFTCIILTGPFLLPVSIPGSSIPFGLAIFVICVSIILNKYMVLPKRIINYKISKNNLEKILNGIIPIMGRIEKFINPRFLVLCSGSRTDQFNAAVMGFCSLLLTLPLPVPLTDFLPAYSILFLALGSLECDGYLILAGYILAMVTTLYFTFTAVLGWDVIVSVFSFIT, from the coding sequence TTGCAAGAAAAAAGTCATTGCGTCACAACTTTCTCATCAAGGATATCAAAAATTCCATCTCAAATTCACGATGATGGGGCCACATTAAAAGAGTTTTTAGATATAGTTGGAGAAGAAGGCCAATTATTCACCTGCATCATTTTAACCGGGCCTTTTTTGCTACCAGTGTCAATTCCAGGAAGTAGTATTCCCTTTGGCCTGGCCATATTCGTAATCTGTGTGAGTATAATTCTTAACAAGTATATGGTACTTCCCAAAAGAATTATAAATTATAAAATATCTAAAAACAATCTGGAAAAGATTTTAAATGGGATTATTCCCATTATGGGGCGCATAGAGAAATTTATAAATCCTAGATTCCTTGTTTTGTGTAGTGGATCCAGAACAGACCAATTCAATGCAGCAGTAATGGGATTTTGTTCACTTTTATTGACATTACCGCTCCCAGTGCCCCTCACTGACTTTTTACCAGCATATAGCATACTATTTCTAGCCTTGGGTTCTTTAGAATGTGATGGATATTTAATATTAGCAGGATATATTCTAGCAATGGTTACTACACTATATTTCACATTCACCGCCGTTTTAGGGTGGGATGTAATTGTTTCTGTTTTTTCATTTATTACATGA
- a CDS encoding aldo/keto reductase: MLYRKLGKTNENVSILGMGAMRLPVKNDDYGNIDEKKSSEMLKYVLDNGINYIDTAYPYHNGESEKFLGNFFEEYPQYLADTFIASKMPSWLIESQNDMEYYLNQQLEALKIEKLDFYLLHSLKPDYWENLINNNVFEFLDNAKEEGKINYTGFSFHGEIDLFFEVIDSYDWDICQIQLNFMDEHYQAGVEGLKYAKSQNLGTVIMEPLRGGCLTQNIPDEVQEVWDLADEPKTPAEWALKYLWDYEEVDIVLSGMSTLDQIKENLDFAEHGLANSFTKNDKEIIKEVRMSYREKIEVECTSCGYCMPCPEGVNIPKNFDILNHAYMFNDPKALQMQYMSLLTERQRASACNMCGECQKMCPQMIPIVEKLKEVRETFEKEN; encoded by the coding sequence ATGCTTTATCGGAAATTAGGTAAAACAAATGAAAATGTGTCCATCTTAGGAATGGGAGCCATGCGCTTACCTGTTAAAAATGATGATTATGGTAATATTGATGAGAAAAAATCATCAGAAATGCTAAAATATGTTTTAGATAATGGAATAAACTACATTGACACCGCATACCCCTATCACAATGGGGAAAGTGAAAAATTTCTGGGAAATTTCTTTGAAGAATATCCTCAGTACCTTGCAGATACGTTTATTGCCTCAAAAATGCCTAGCTGGTTAATTGAAAGTCAGAATGATATGGAATACTATTTGAATCAGCAGCTTGAAGCTTTGAAGATTGAAAAACTAGATTTTTATCTTTTACACTCTTTAAAACCAGATTACTGGGAAAATTTGATTAATAACAATGTTTTTGAATTCCTGGACAATGCAAAAGAAGAAGGAAAGATTAATTACACTGGATTTTCATTCCACGGAGAAATAGATCTATTTTTCGAAGTTATTGATTCTTACGACTGGGATATTTGTCAAATTCAGCTTAATTTCATGGATGAACATTATCAAGCTGGAGTTGAAGGCCTTAAATATGCTAAAAGTCAGAATTTAGGAACAGTTATAATGGAGCCTCTACGTGGAGGTTGCTTAACTCAAAACATTCCAGACGAAGTGCAGGAAGTTTGGGATCTGGCCGATGAACCTAAAACTCCTGCAGAATGGGCTTTGAAATATCTCTGGGACTATGAAGAGGTAGATATAGTATTAAGTGGAATGTCGACCTTAGATCAAATTAAAGAGAATCTGGATTTTGCTGAGCATGGTTTAGCCAATTCTTTCACCAAAAATGACAAAGAAATCATTAAAGAAGTTAGAATGAGCTATCGTGAAAAAATAGAAGTAGAATGCACTTCCTGTGGATATTGTATGCCTTGCCCAGAAGGAGTAAATATTCCTAAAAATTTTGATATTTTAAACCATGCCTATATGTTCAATGATCCCAAAGCCCTTCAAATGCAGTATATGTCCCTTTTAACTGAAAGACAAAGAGCTTCTGCATGTAATATGTGTGGAGAATGTCAAAAAATGTGTCCTCAAATGATTCCCATAGTTGAAAAACTAAAAGAAGTTAGGGAAACTTTTGAAAAGGAGAATTGA
- the mcrD gene encoding methyl-coenzyme M reductase operon protein D, translating to MDIQIFPYRILSADTTENLLRELNEIEGIHRMVLQGERLPESEIGHPDRRVITVKGEEIDLQVKTGRILIEISDEAVIEKVKEVSEPHLPFGFDIYAGTFIRKEKTVSDNLKYGEKLDEIPAEMVGLTDQTAHLSKRATILRSKKES from the coding sequence ATGGATATACAAATCTTTCCATACCGAATTTTAAGTGCTGATACTACTGAAAATTTATTAAGAGAACTAAATGAAATTGAAGGCATCCATAGAATGGTTTTACAAGGAGAGCGCCTACCTGAATCAGAAATAGGTCATCCAGATCGTAGAGTAATCACAGTTAAGGGTGAAGAAATAGATTTACAAGTTAAAACCGGCCGAATATTGATTGAAATATCTGATGAAGCAGTTATTGAGAAAGTAAAAGAAGTTAGTGAACCTCATCTTCCTTTTGGTTTTGACATCTATGCTGGAACATTTATAAGAAAAGAAAAAACCGTTAGTGATAACCTGAAATATGGTGAAAAGCTAGATGAAATTCCAGCTGAAATGGTAGGCTTAACTGATCAAACAGCACATTTAAGTAAACGAGCTACTATTTTAAGGAGTAAAAAAGAATCTTAA
- a CDS encoding V-type ATP synthase subunit D, which translates to MAQEMIEGINPTRMELLKLKDREKLAVKGYSLLKEKRNALIMEFFNILERVKGSRENVEEKLKEAFEDLTASQVIMGDLAVNKAALSVKESVEVDIDSRSIMGVVVPVVESSTSPERTVVERGYGFVDTSVKLDEAAKKFEESIALIIELGEIEKTIILLASEIESTKRRVNALEHIIIPRLENTVKYIEMRLEEMERENFVRLKMIKKSMEME; encoded by the coding sequence ATGGCACAAGAAATGATTGAAGGGATCAACCCCACCCGTATGGAGCTCTTGAAGCTTAAAGACAGGGAAAAACTCGCTGTTAAAGGATACAGTCTTTTAAAAGAAAAGCGAAATGCCCTTATTATGGAGTTCTTTAACATTTTAGAAAGGGTAAAAGGATCCCGTGAAAATGTGGAAGAAAAACTGAAAGAGGCTTTTGAAGATTTAACTGCATCTCAAGTTATTATGGGTGATTTAGCAGTCAACAAAGCAGCTTTATCTGTAAAAGAATCAGTAGAAGTTGATATTGATTCCAGAAGTATTATGGGTGTAGTAGTTCCTGTAGTTGAATCTAGCACTTCTCCAGAGAGAACTGTTGTGGAAAGAGGTTACGGCTTTGTAGACACTTCAGTTAAATTGGATGAAGCTGCTAAAAAGTTCGAAGAGTCCATTGCCCTCATCATTGAACTGGGAGAAATAGAAAAAACTATTATTCTTCTGGCCAGTGAAATCGAGTCTACTAAACGTCGTGTAAATGCGTTGGAACATATTATTATTCCGCGTCTTGAAAATACGGTTAAATATATTGAAATGAGACTTGAAGAGATGGAAAGGGAAAACTTCGTGCGATTAAAAATGATTAAAAAATCCATGGAGATGGAGTAA
- a CDS encoding histidine kinase, with protein sequence MKTYNILILEDVPFDVELMEREIKKSGIDFNSRTVELEEDFLREINEFKPDLILADHSLPHFDGISAMEIAKENCPEVPFIFVSGTIGEEFAVDALKNGATDYVLKSNLSKIVPAIKRAIEEVKEQQKRKSAEEQLIKSHWQLMEAQKIGHIGSWEWDIHSSTMDCSDEFYRISGIEKETFNANFDSFMDRIHFDDQKSVSESINNSLDNLMPFSAEYRISRPNGDVRFVSSHGEVIHGDHGEVLRIIGTEQDVTRRKIAEDKLKESLKEKELLLQEIHHRVKNNLQVISSLLRLQSYHINDPEALEIFRESQNRVSSIALVHEKLYQSQDMGCIDFSDYLKSLTGDLLHFFPTDSSRIKLKLELDDVKLNIETAISCGLIVNELLTNSLKHAFKPSENGEIFVGLSKDLENNKIILNVADDGQGLPSQLNLDKIDSFGLELVQHLSKRINGEMVIDRSKGTRFKISFQELNYRGRIPNGK encoded by the coding sequence ATGAAAACTTATAATATATTGATACTGGAGGATGTTCCATTTGATGTGGAGTTAATGGAGCGTGAAATAAAAAAATCAGGTATTGATTTCAATTCAAGAACAGTAGAACTTGAAGAAGATTTTTTAAGAGAAATAAATGAATTTAAACCTGATTTAATTTTAGCTGATCATTCACTACCTCACTTTGATGGTATTTCTGCTATGGAAATTGCCAAGGAGAATTGTCCAGAAGTACCATTTATATTTGTCAGTGGAACTATTGGGGAAGAATTTGCAGTAGATGCTCTTAAAAACGGTGCAACAGACTATGTTCTAAAAAGTAATCTTTCTAAAATTGTTCCAGCAATTAAAAGGGCCATAGAAGAGGTTAAAGAACAACAAAAACGTAAAAGTGCTGAAGAACAACTGATAAAAAGTCACTGGCAGCTAATGGAAGCCCAAAAAATAGGCCATATTGGGAGTTGGGAATGGGATATTCATTCAAGTACTATGGATTGTTCGGATGAATTTTATAGAATTTCCGGTATTGAAAAAGAAACTTTTAATGCTAATTTTGACTCTTTCATGGATAGAATTCATTTTGATGATCAGAAGTCAGTTTCTGAAAGTATAAATAATTCTCTAGATAATTTAATGCCTTTTTCTGCAGAATATAGAATATCTCGCCCTAATGGTGATGTTAGATTTGTTTCGTCCCATGGTGAAGTTATTCATGGGGATCATGGTGAAGTTTTGCGAATTATCGGAACTGAACAAGATGTTACACGTCGTAAAATTGCAGAAGATAAATTAAAAGAATCTTTAAAAGAAAAAGAGTTACTTTTACAGGAAATACATCACCGGGTAAAAAATAATTTACAAGTTATTTCCAGCTTACTTAGACTTCAATCTTATCATATTAATGATCCAGAGGCTTTAGAAATTTTTAGAGAAAGCCAGAATAGGGTTAGTTCTATAGCTCTGGTGCATGAAAAATTATATCAATCTCAGGATATGGGATGTATTGATTTTTCAGATTATCTAAAAAGTTTAACTGGTGATCTTTTACACTTTTTCCCTACGGACTCCAGTAGAATAAAATTAAAATTAGAATTAGATGACGTTAAATTGAATATTGAAACTGCTATTTCTTGTGGTCTTATTGTTAATGAACTTTTGACCAATTCACTTAAACATGCTTTCAAACCATCAGAAAATGGGGAAATTTTTGTGGGCCTTAGTAAAGACCTGGAAAATAATAAAATTATCCTTAATGTAGCTGATGATGGGCAGGGTTTACCTTCTCAATTGAACCTGGATAAAATCGATAGTTTTGGTTTAGAATTGGTTCAACATCTCAGTAAGCGAATAAATGGTGAAATGGTTATTGATAGATCTAAGGGGACTAGATTTAAAATTAGTTTTCAGGAATTAAATTACAGGGGAAGAATACCTAATGGCAAATGA
- a CDS encoding histidine kinase: protein MANEKIIIVEDEELVAQDIKLILEDLGYHVPAITPSGEEALLKIEEYCPDSVLMDIMLEGEMDGIETAQKISERYDIPVVYLTAYSNKEILQRAKKTEPYGYILKPFKERDLQINIEMALYKHEARKSRLQLIQQKAINKYLEKSLNEKETLMREIHHRVNNNLQIIISLLSLQSKYFEDERVHDFFKDYVNQLKSMSMIHERVYQSDDLSSIDFNHYLVGLASQLSSSYKKDPNINITINSDDVFLNVETAIPCGLIINEILSNSLKHAFLDLSEIEKGEILIELRSDKRGRYALFISDNGVGIPSDVEFPCKGSFGFRMVNTLIKQLGGSVDFDGTEGTSFKINFEELRYTERVKLDYKDDN from the coding sequence ATGGCAAATGAGAAAATAATTATTGTGGAAGATGAAGAACTAGTTGCCCAGGATATAAAATTGATTCTGGAAGATTTAGGTTATCATGTTCCAGCTATTACTCCATCTGGTGAAGAGGCTCTTCTAAAAATAGAGGAATACTGCCCGGATTCTGTTTTAATGGATATCATGTTGGAAGGTGAAATGGATGGGATTGAAACCGCTCAGAAAATTTCTGAAAGGTATGATATTCCTGTTGTTTACCTAACAGCATATAGTAATAAAGAAATTTTACAAAGGGCCAAAAAGACAGAACCTTATGGATACATACTTAAACCTTTCAAAGAAAGAGATCTTCAAATTAATATTGAAATGGCATTGTATAAACATGAAGCCCGTAAGAGTCGTCTTCAACTTATACAGCAAAAAGCAATCAATAAATACTTGGAAAAATCTCTGAATGAAAAAGAGACATTAATGCGTGAAATTCACCACCGGGTTAATAACAACCTTCAAATTATTATCAGTCTTCTTTCTCTACAATCAAAATATTTTGAAGATGAACGGGTACATGATTTTTTCAAAGATTATGTCAACCAGCTCAAATCAATGTCTATGATACATGAAAGAGTTTATCAGTCTGATGATTTATCTAGCATAGATTTTAATCATTATCTGGTTGGTCTAGCTTCTCAGTTATCTAGTTCTTATAAAAAAGATCCAAATATCAATATTACTATTAATTCCGATGATGTTTTTCTCAATGTAGAAACCGCGATTCCTTGTGGACTGATTATCAATGAAATTCTCAGTAATTCCCTAAAACACGCTTTTTTAGATTTGTCTGAAATTGAAAAAGGAGAAATATTAATTGAGCTTCGCTCTGATAAAAGAGGTAGGTATGCTCTTTTCATAAGTGACAATGGTGTTGGAATACCTTCTGATGTTGAATTCCCTTGCAAAGGATCTTTTGGATTTAGAATGGTTAACACACTTATTAAACAATTAGGCGGTTCTGTAGATTTTGATGGAACTGAAGGTACTTCTTTTAAAATTAATTTTGAAGAATTAAGATACACTGAACGGGTAAAATTAGATTATAAAGATGATAATTAA
- a CDS encoding DUF1722 domain-containing protein has product MRKYQIPNLLVSKCIEFESCRYNGLIIASPLIKKLKDYVNFIPVCPEVEIGLGIPRDPIRLVEINGEINLIQPSKDLNLTQSMEEFSSSFLSSLTDIDGFILKNKSPSCGVKAVRVYPHPGNSRPKTDGIGLFANSVFNKFPYTPLEDEGRLRNLQIREDFLTAIYTLSDFRNVKKSQKVSELIDFHRQNKFLLMAYNQNIMKEMGKILGEQKNYSNEDLFSKYKNMLGKSLKKPPEIPSNINVLLHVFGYISDKLNHEEKAFFLDSLEKYRHGIMPLLVCLNLLKSWIIRFEQDYLAHQTFFQPYPPELMPVTIIER; this is encoded by the coding sequence TTGAGAAAATATCAAATCCCCAATTTATTAGTCAGTAAATGCATAGAATTTGAATCTTGCCGTTATAATGGACTTATAATTGCCAGCCCACTTATTAAGAAATTAAAAGATTACGTTAATTTTATCCCTGTTTGTCCAGAAGTAGAAATAGGTTTAGGAATACCTAGAGACCCCATTAGATTGGTAGAAATAAATGGAGAAATAAATCTCATACAACCTTCAAAGGACCTTAATTTAACTCAAAGTATGGAAGAATTTTCCAGCTCTTTTTTAAGCTCATTAACAGATATAGATGGTTTTATTTTAAAAAATAAATCTCCTTCATGTGGGGTAAAGGCAGTTAGAGTCTATCCACATCCAGGAAATTCTCGGCCAAAAACAGATGGCATAGGCCTTTTTGCAAATTCTGTTTTTAATAAATTTCCATACACCCCCCTTGAAGATGAAGGGCGTTTAAGAAATTTGCAAATAAGAGAAGATTTTTTAACAGCAATTTACACGTTATCTGACTTCAGAAATGTGAAAAAAAGTCAGAAAGTTTCTGAATTAATTGATTTCCATCGGCAAAATAAGTTTTTGCTAATGGCCTATAATCAAAATATAATGAAAGAAATGGGAAAAATTCTTGGTGAACAAAAAAATTATTCTAATGAGGACTTATTTTCCAAATACAAGAATATGTTAGGTAAAAGCCTCAAAAAACCTCCCGAAATTCCTTCAAATATTAATGTACTGCTGCATGTTTTTGGATACATCTCAGATAAACTTAATCATGAAGAAAAAGCATTTTTCTTAGATTCACTGGAAAAATACCGGCATGGAATAATGCCATTATTAGTATGTCTTAATTTGCTAAAATCTTGGATAATTAGATTTGAACAGGATTATTTAGCTCATCAGACTTTTTTTCAACCTTACCCTCCAGAATTAATGCCAGTTACAATCATAGAACGATAA
- a CDS encoding biotin transporter BioY, which produces MNITLNNYYKKRFDFFKWRSHQSLAYKVVMAFFMACITGMMAQIIIPLPWTPVPITAQTFAVLIAGIVLGRYWGGLSQIMYIGIGILGVPWFTQMSGGLDVLLGATGGYLIGFVLASLFLGHFADKYIRARSFTTMFGLMIFASFVLIYVPGLIGLGLWLSTTTGGFPGIWQLLAMGLIPFVIGDLIKVAGASAFTKIIMPKEPFEGELDIEQSKNWRIF; this is translated from the coding sequence TTGAACATAACATTAAATAATTATTATAAAAAACGTTTTGACTTTTTTAAATGGAGGAGTCATCAATCATTGGCTTACAAAGTAGTTATGGCATTTTTCATGGCATGCATAACTGGAATGATGGCCCAAATAATAATTCCATTGCCCTGGACTCCAGTACCAATAACCGCCCAAACATTCGCAGTTTTAATAGCTGGAATAGTCCTCGGAAGATACTGGGGAGGATTAAGCCAGATTATGTATATTGGTATAGGAATATTAGGAGTTCCATGGTTTACACAAATGTCTGGAGGCCTGGATGTTCTTTTAGGTGCCACTGGAGGTTATTTGATTGGATTTGTATTAGCTTCCCTTTTCTTAGGCCATTTTGCAGATAAATACATCCGAGCAAGAAGTTTCACAACTATGTTCGGACTCATGATCTTTGCCAGCTTCGTTTTAATTTATGTGCCAGGACTAATTGGTCTGGGACTATGGTTATCTACAACCACTGGTGGTTTCCCTGGAATCTGGCAGTTACTGGCCATGGGATTAATTCCATTTGTTATTGGAGATTTAATAAAAGTTGCTGGGGCTTCTGCATTTACCAAAATTATAATGCCTAAAGAACCCTTTGAGGGAGAATTAGATATTGAGCAGTCAAAAAATTGGAGAATATTCTGA